From the genome of Eucalyptus grandis isolate ANBG69807.140 chromosome 2, ASM1654582v1, whole genome shotgun sequence, one region includes:
- the LOC108953879 gene encoding 1-aminocyclopropane-1-carboxylate oxidase homolog 4-like, with amino-acid sequence MGVTDTGRAQEVKQFDESKLGVKGVVDSGLTSIPPLFIHPPETLSDLGPAWPSSDSIPTIDLSSCDSGHRPSVVEEVGRAARGPGFFQVEVLDRMIAAVKAFHEQPAEAKVRIYRREIATGVAFFSNFDLFHSKAASWRDTLQIRLELKGEMEEIPEVCKNEVMEWDQQVRRLGGLLMGLLSEGLGLSPGKLQELTFLETRALDQVGGLQVKHDNEWVDVTPVPGALVVNIGDILQIMSNDEYKSVDHRVLANPNQEPRVSIAVFYNPSNRDNEFRPFPELISSDKPAAFRQFNLNEYMRRFFIKELEGKSLINYFRA; translated from the exons ATGGGCGTCACCGACACCGGCCGAGCCCAAGAGGTCAAGCAATTCGACGAATCCAAGCTCGGAGTCAAAGGCGTCGTCGACTCCGGTCTCACCTCCATCCCTCCCCTATTCATCCACCCGCCCGAGACCCTCTCTGACCTCGGGCCCGCCTGGCCCAGCTCCGACTCGATCCCCACCATTGACCTCTCCAGCTGCGACTCCGGGCACCGTCCCTCCGTCGTCGAGGAAGTGGGGCGCGCGGCTCGCGGGCCCGGCTTCTTCCAGGTAGAGGTCCTGGACCGGATGATCGCTGCGGTGAAGGCCTTCCACGAGCAGCCAGCGGAGGCGAAGGTGAGGATCTACCGGAGGGAGATAGCGACCGGGGTCGCGTTCTTCTCCAACTTCGACTTGTTCCACTCCAAAGCGGCTAGCTGGAG GGACACACTCCAGATAAGGCTAGAGCTGAAAGGGGAGATGGAAGAGATCCCCGAGGTGTGTAAAAATGAGGTGATGGAATGGGATCAGCAGGTCCGGCGGCTAGGAGGCCTCCTGATGGGATTGTTGAGCGAGGGGCTAGGATTGAGTCCAGGCAAGCTACAAGAATTGACGTTCTTGGAGACGAGGGCCTTG GACCAGGTCGGCGGGTTGCAAGTGAAGCACGACAATGAGTGGGTGGATGTGACACCAGTCCCGGGTGCTCTGGTTGTGAACATCGGCGACATCCTCCAG ATCATGTCCAATGACGAGTACAAAAGCGTGGACCACCGGGTGTTGGCCAACCCTAACCAAGAGCCACGTGTGTCGATAGCAGTTTTCTACAACCCAAGCAATCGCGACAATGAGTTCAGACCATTCCCAGAGCTCATATCCTCAGATAAACCCGCTGCTTTCCGACAATTCAACCTCAACGAGTACATGAGGAGATTCTTCATAAAGGAGTTGGAGGGGAAAAGTTTGATAAATTACTTCAGGG